CGGGACATGCTGCGCAAAATTCCCTATGGCAGCAAAGTCAAAATTGAACTGCTGGGCGCTGGTGCCTCTTACTACAACCGCATGCTGTCACAAACGGTTTTCTTTGTGGAAGACACCATGCATCCCAGAAAGTACGGTCAGGTGGACATCTGGATGCGCACCATGAGCGAAGCCCGAGCCTGGGGTGTCCGTCAGGTCAAATTGACCATCCTGAAGTAAAAATCCAGAGGCTGTAAAGGAGGTGGATTTGAATCCACCTCCTTTTGATTTTCAACATCAGAATTTGACCCTGCAACACAATGTTTTCAGGCTGTGATGAAGCTGAAAAGCACTTAAAGGTTTGATGCAGAACCCGCAACCATCCTGCTAACACTTCTAAGCTGTGAAATTTCTAGACTGTGCACGTATCAGGCAAAACCGGCCTCAACCCCTTCTTCCGGAATGCCATTTTTAGGAGGCTTCATCACCATGCATCAATTGAATTTGTCTTTTCCTGATTCCCAGCAAAAACGCCTGAAACGGCTGATCAAAAAGCTCACCCTCGCTGCACAACAAGAAGGCCACGCTTTGTGCGTGTTGCCACCCGATCCCCAGAGACCGACTTTTGTGCTGCAAATCAAAGCTTCTCTGGACGCCCTGCAAAGCTTCATCCAGAGCCACTTCAGCTTCACCTTCAAAGAAGCACCTTGCAGCATCGAAATCCGGCCCGCCTGAATCTCAAGTGGTTCTGAACACCCCTGCAGGGGTGTTTTTTTGTGGGCTTGACCTTGTCCCACGGGCAGGGTTGTATGCTGCCACAGAGGTGAACAGCATGCCTGAAGTGTGGCTCAAAATTGGTCAGATTGCTGCCCTTTTGGGGGTGAGCACCAAAACCCTGCGCCATTACCAGAAAGTGGGATTGCTGAGGGACCCATCGCGCACCGAAGGGCAATACCGCATGTACACCCCCGAGGATCTGGAGCGCATCCGTCAAATCCGTGACCTGCAAAACCTCGGGTTGACCTTGAATGAGATTGGATATGTGCTGGACAGCCCAGAACGTGATCGAGTGCTGCAACAACTCTTGACCCTGAAGGTGCAGGAGTTGGACCGCCAGATCGAACAAATGCAAGGGCAAAAACGCAAAGCCGAACACCTCCTGCAAAAAGGGCAACCCTTTCAGGACTTGCTGGAACAGAAACTGCCAGAGGTCTGGAAAGCACAGCTTGAAAACCTCTCTGGAACCCTCTCAGAAACCGCCATTGCCCGTGAAAAACAGTTGATGGGCAAGATGTTGAGTTACCCGGCCTTGCAAGATCCAGCACAACTGGAACAGGACATTCGGTTCATGGAAGAACACCCTGAAGTTCGTGACCAGCTGGTGTCCTGGACCCAAAGGGTGGACCAGACCGATGACCCCGCCGAGTTGGACCGTCTGGCTCTGGAGTTTGCAGAAAGTGACTTCTTGCGTCCGTTGCTCGGGCCTCCAGAGGTGCTGAATGATCCGACAGCCGAATTCATCCTTCTGGCCCTGCTGCCACCAGAGAGCAAAGAACGGGCTGTGCTGGAACAGGTCAGGGCTCACTTGAAACGGAGGCACCATGAACCTTTCTGAAGTGGCACAACGCATCTTTGAACCCTTCAAATCGTCAACCGCAGGCAACAGCGTGGCGGTGCTCTGGAACCATCAGGTG
This portion of the Deinococcus misasensis DSM 22328 genome encodes:
- a CDS encoding MerR family transcriptional regulator, with the protein product MPEVWLKIGQIAALLGVSTKTLRHYQKVGLLRDPSRTEGQYRMYTPEDLERIRQIRDLQNLGLTLNEIGYVLDSPERDRVLQQLLTLKVQELDRQIEQMQGQKRKAEHLLQKGQPFQDLLEQKLPEVWKAQLENLSGTLSETAIAREKQLMGKMLSYPALQDPAQLEQDIRFMEEHPEVRDQLVSWTQRVDQTDDPAELDRLALEFAESDFLRPLLGPPEVLNDPTAEFILLALLPPESKERAVLEQVRAHLKRRHHEPF